A part of Candidatus Melainabacteria bacterium genomic DNA contains:
- a CDS encoding response regulator transcription factor yields the protein MNDLQTKDTFVVVDDHPPIRSFSRRILEENFPSCNVLEAETGSRAIELSLKNKPALVIMDIAMPDLDGIEATQKIVQSLPQTGVVIYSNYGDEVYVRKIRQTVPVDRAFAYVLKTATQEQFTQAIKQVYSGEVWLHPDVQQVVWKLNSNKRSTQLTEIQHKILTAVSIGKTNDWIAEKLYMSNKTIQYHLYSIYDKLGINSAAKKVNPRNEVVCVSLLKGLIDHQDLKEAYEKENH from the coding sequence ATGAATGATTTACAAACTAAAGATACATTTGTAGTAGTTGATGATCATCCGCCAATTAGATCATTTAGCAGAAGAATCTTAGAAGAAAATTTTCCTTCTTGTAATGTATTAGAAGCTGAAACAGGTTCCAGAGCTATAGAACTTAGTTTAAAAAATAAACCTGCACTTGTAATTATGGATATTGCAATGCCTGACTTGGATGGTATTGAAGCTACACAAAAAATTGTCCAAAGCTTGCCACAAACTGGAGTAGTAATTTATTCAAACTATGGTGATGAAGTCTATGTTAGAAAAATCAGACAAACAGTTCCTGTAGATAGAGCATTTGCATATGTATTAAAAACTGCAACCCAAGAACAATTTACTCAGGCTATTAAACAAGTTTATTCTGGTGAAGTATGGTTGCATCCTGATGTACAACAAGTTGTTTGGAAATTAAACTCTAATAAAAGAAGTACACAGTTAACTGAAATTCAACATAAGATCCTAACAGCAGTGTCAATAGGGAAAACAAATGATTGGATAGCTGAAAAACTTTACATGAGTAACAAAACTATACAATACCATCTTTATTCTATTTATGATAAATTAGGTATAAACAGTGCAGCTAAAAAAGTTAATCCAAGAAATGAAGTTGTCTGTGTATCTCTTTTAAAAGGATTAATTGATCATCAGGATTTAAAAGAAGCTTATGAAAAGGAAAATCACTAA
- a CDS encoding ATP-dependent metallopeptidase FtsH/Yme1/Tma family protein, giving the protein MKKFTNTLPFVILFLLITLFVITVIAKKEKGNVLTYSEFLKITLLEEGPSPVKKVIFTNEADNIVVVFPDNSEKIVRVPNSDGKSLKELADSLARKLIEVEVHPPSGGGFWLSFLTSILVPALFLIMLVFMIRSAQSGGTQAMSFGKSRAKLQHDSKVKITFADVAGIDESKQELQEVVDFLKNSEKYQAIGARIPKGVLLVGAPGTGKTLLAKAVAGEAAVPFFSISGSDFVEMFVGVGASRVRDLFDQAKKNAPCIVFVDEIDAVGRQRGAGLGGGHDEREQTLNQLLVEMDGFESTTGIIVLAATNRPDILDSALLRPGRFDRQIVIDRPDIAGREAILKVHAKGKPLAQGVDLKVLARRTPGFTGADLSNMLNEGALLAARKNKREIFMDDLEQAIDKVLAGPEKRSRIITPKDKEVTAYHEVGHSLVAYNEKHSDPLHKVTIIPRGMALGITMTLPEEDHLNLTKSQLLARIKVLLGGRVAEEIVFGDITTGAQNDLQKATELLRKMVTQFGMSEKLGPMTFGQTNEHIFLGRDFGHMRDYSEDVAIQIDSEMKRIVNQLYDDCKRLLLERRKHMDALVQILLDKETIEKEEFAEIIKQVNNGTFIFQERKPNGNNKIKPEEASTLTLSPVTNQIK; this is encoded by the coding sequence ATGAAAAAGTTTACAAACACATTACCTTTTGTAATTTTATTTTTACTAATTACTTTGTTTGTTATCACAGTAATAGCTAAAAAGGAAAAAGGCAATGTGCTTACCTACAGTGAGTTTTTAAAGATTACTTTGCTTGAAGAAGGACCTTCTCCTGTAAAAAAAGTCATATTTACCAATGAAGCTGACAATATTGTTGTGGTTTTTCCTGACAATTCAGAAAAAATAGTTAGAGTACCAAACTCTGATGGCAAGTCTCTTAAAGAGTTAGCAGATAGTTTAGCCAGGAAACTAATTGAAGTAGAAGTTCATCCGCCAAGTGGTGGAGGTTTTTGGCTTAGTTTTCTTACATCAATCTTAGTACCTGCTTTGTTTTTAATAATGTTAGTTTTCATGATAAGGAGTGCTCAAAGTGGTGGTACACAAGCAATGAGTTTTGGAAAAAGCCGTGCAAAACTTCAACACGACAGTAAAGTTAAAATTACTTTTGCAGATGTGGCTGGTATTGATGAATCAAAACAAGAATTACAAGAAGTTGTAGATTTTTTAAAAAATAGTGAAAAGTATCAAGCAATAGGAGCAAGAATTCCTAAAGGCGTGTTATTAGTTGGAGCTCCAGGAACTGGTAAAACTCTTTTAGCAAAAGCAGTTGCTGGTGAAGCTGCTGTTCCATTTTTTAGCATAAGTGGTTCTGATTTTGTTGAAATGTTTGTTGGTGTAGGAGCTTCAAGAGTAAGAGATTTATTTGATCAAGCAAAAAAAAATGCACCTTGTATTGTGTTTGTAGATGAAATTGATGCTGTTGGTCGCCAACGTGGTGCAGGTCTTGGTGGTGGTCATGATGAAAGAGAACAAACCTTAAATCAGCTTTTGGTAGAGATGGATGGTTTTGAGTCCACCACAGGAATAATAGTCTTAGCTGCTACTAATCGTCCTGATATTTTAGATAGTGCTTTGCTTCGACCAGGAAGATTTGACCGCCAGATAGTAATAGACAGGCCTGATATTGCTGGCAGAGAAGCTATTTTAAAAGTACATGCAAAAGGGAAACCTTTAGCTCAAGGTGTAGATCTAAAAGTTTTAGCAAGAAGAACACCTGGTTTTACAGGAGCAGATCTTTCAAATATGTTAAATGAAGGCGCACTACTTGCTGCAAGAAAAAACAAACGTGAAATTTTTATGGATGACTTGGAACAAGCAATTGATAAAGTTCTTGCTGGTCCTGAAAAGAGAAGCAGGATTATTACTCCTAAAGATAAGGAAGTTACTGCATATCATGAAGTTGGACATTCATTAGTTGCTTACAATGAAAAACATTCAGATCCTCTTCATAAAGTTACAATTATTCCACGTGGCATGGCACTTGGAATTACAATGACTCTTCCAGAGGAAGATCATTTAAATCTAACAAAATCCCAACTCCTTGCAAGAATTAAAGTTTTATTAGGTGGTAGAGTTGCAGAAGAAATTGTATTTGGTGATATTACTACTGGGGCACAAAATGATTTACAAAAAGCAACTGAACTTTTAAGAAAAATGGTTACTCAATTTGGAATGAGTGAAAAATTAGGACCAATGACTTTTGGTCAAACTAATGAGCATATATTTTTAGGCCGTGATTTTGGACATATGAGAGATTATAGCGAAGATGTTGCTATTCAAATTGATTCAGAAATGAAGCGAATAGTAAATCAGTTATATGACGACTGTAAAAGACTATTGCTTGAAAGAAGAAAACATATGGATGCACTTGTCCAGATTCTTTTAGATAAAGAAACAATTGAAAAAGAAGAATTTGCTGAAATCATTAAACAAGTTAATAATGGAACTTTTATTTTCCAAGAAAGAAAACCAAACGGAAACAATAAGATAAAACCAGAGGAAGCAAGTACTTTAACCCTATCGCCAGTCACCAATCAAATTAAATAA
- the hpt gene encoding hypoxanthine phosphoribosyltransferase — MKNNLKILYSKSQIQKMVKSMARKIDRDCLKSKIKSLVVISVLKGAFIFTADLIREIKLPVQLEFVRISSYGSKKVSSGKVEAPLLLLPNLNGKDILIVEDIVDSGRTIHFLKDYLKDQFKPKSVKVACLLNKQSRREVNIKADYIGFEVGDHFLVGYGLDSGEDFRHLPVLAICD; from the coding sequence ATGAAAAATAATTTAAAAATCTTATACTCAAAGTCACAAATCCAAAAAATGGTTAAATCTATGGCAAGAAAAATTGATCGTGATTGTCTGAAAAGCAAGATTAAATCACTTGTTGTAATTTCTGTTTTAAAAGGAGCATTTATTTTTACAGCAGATCTTATAAGAGAAATTAAACTTCCTGTTCAGCTTGAGTTTGTAAGAATATCCAGCTATGGTTCAAAAAAAGTGTCAAGTGGAAAAGTAGAAGCACCACTTTTGCTTTTACCAAATTTAAATGGCAAAGATATTTTGATTGTTGAAGATATTGTTGATAGTGGAAGAACAATTCACTTTTTAAAAGACTACTTAAAAGATCAATTTAAACCAAAGAGTGTAAAAGTAGCATGTTTATTAAATAAACAGTCCAGGAGGGAAGTAAATATAAAAGCAGATTATATTGGATTTGAGGTAGGTGATCATTTTCTAGTAGGATATGGTTTAGATAGCGGAGAAGATTTTAGGCACTTACCTGTTTTAGCAATATGTGATTAA
- a CDS encoding asparaginase produces MSDLLKPALLAISKRGELTENLHYGWICVLDKNKKIIFKSGKITDQTFLRSCAKPIQAISTIDNNPDITEKELAIISGSHSGSKKHIELLTNFLKKNNLTIQNLKCGLHLPFDEDERKRLLQSKKEPSPLHNNCSGKHLGMLSVCKKKKWDFNTYLSPNHPLQKIILKNIEALAETKNIHIATDGCGLPTFALPIINIAKIFSNFTLDKKYFKIITSMKSYPYLMGGKDQIDSEIIKASNRKLISKVGAEGIIIVAYEGNSLVVKITDGNSKIRSLVVLNLLIKLGWLKKQEIKDSILEEIYRGEIKNHGEKVVGKVVCYLNSLLI; encoded by the coding sequence ATGAGTGATTTACTAAAGCCAGCACTTCTTGCAATATCTAAAAGAGGGGAGTTAACTGAAAATTTACACTATGGATGGATTTGTGTCTTAGATAAAAATAAAAAGATAATTTTTAAATCAGGTAAGATAACTGACCAAACGTTCTTAAGATCATGTGCAAAACCAATACAAGCTATATCTACAATTGACAATAATCCAGATATTACAGAAAAAGAACTTGCAATTATATCTGGCTCACATTCAGGCTCAAAAAAACATATTGAATTATTAACTAATTTCTTAAAGAAAAACAATTTAACTATTCAAAACTTAAAATGTGGTTTACATCTGCCTTTTGATGAAGATGAAAGAAAGAGATTACTACAAAGTAAAAAAGAACCAAGTCCTTTACACAATAATTGTTCAGGGAAACATCTTGGAATGTTATCAGTTTGCAAAAAAAAGAAATGGGATTTTAACACTTACTTAAGCCCAAATCATCCGCTTCAAAAAATAATTTTAAAAAATATTGAAGCATTAGCAGAGACTAAGAATATTCATATAGCAACAGATGGATGTGGACTTCCAACATTTGCACTACCAATAATCAATATTGCTAAGATATTTTCTAATTTTACGCTTGATAAAAAATACTTTAAAATAATTACTTCAATGAAATCCTATCCATATCTTATGGGTGGTAAAGATCAAATTGATTCAGAAATTATAAAAGCCTCAAACAGAAAACTTATTTCAAAAGTAGGTGCTGAAGGAATAATAATTGTTGCTTATGAAGGGAACTCGCTAGTAGTAAAGATTACAGATGGAAATTCCAAAATTCGTTCCTTAGTTGTATTAAACTTACTTATAAAACTCGGATGGCTTAAAAAACAAGAAATTAAAGACTCTATACTTGAAGAGATTTATAGAGGTGAGATTAAAAATCATGGTGAGAAAGTTGTAGGAAAGGTAGTGTGTTACCTTAACTCTTTATTAATATAA
- a CDS encoding substrate-binding domain-containing protein, which yields MNDVRPFDVLNEKALEIILNFKEDRNSKKLDKTLQAELLKLKDDIKKIITLLPKEEQDILDLRFFQNLSVDEIAKKIDKPRDEVSKNLLEGINSIKENLKTSVSTMNKSQSVKDIAKTITVKNKNIVFPPKPKVLRRSSFTASLFSLLFWLIIFCSFYFLTQKYFLLKLPTINQIYGNVSNVVSSLKINEKSDKVKPSKGYIKISGSSSLLPLSQRWKNSFSTEYPQYNVKLVASDSDQGIKNLIDSKVDIANSSRPISFLEKKKAAEKGLELIEERVALDALIIIVNKKNSLNEISLDGLEGIFSNKIKNWQELVSYNKPVIVVIREEGSGTNEFVKDRILQGTKFPSLFLRLKSNQEIIKFVSENEAAISFVNSTNYPWENNNIKFLKVNNYDNSLSVSPFDNKKLDEQAIRYGDYPLAHYLYLVVQTNASRKVKDFTEWVLEPKGQEVVEHSGLLPVVTED from the coding sequence ATGAATGATGTCAGGCCTTTTGATGTGTTAAATGAAAAAGCTTTAGAGATTATTTTAAACTTTAAAGAAGATAGAAATAGCAAAAAGCTTGACAAAACCTTACAAGCTGAGCTATTAAAATTAAAAGATGATATAAAAAAGATAATTACCTTACTTCCAAAAGAAGAACAAGATATTTTGGATTTAAGGTTTTTTCAAAATTTGTCAGTTGACGAGATTGCTAAAAAGATTGACAAACCAAGAGATGAAGTGTCAAAAAATCTTTTAGAAGGAATAAACTCAATTAAAGAAAATCTTAAAACAAGTGTGTCTACCATGAACAAAAGTCAAAGTGTTAAAGATATAGCTAAAACCATTACGGTTAAAAATAAAAACATCGTCTTTCCACCAAAACCCAAGGTACTAAGAAGATCTTCTTTTACAGCTAGTTTATTTAGCTTGTTATTTTGGCTTATAATTTTTTGTAGTTTTTACTTTTTAACACAAAAATATTTTTTACTTAAGTTGCCTACTATAAATCAAATATATGGCAATGTAAGCAATGTTGTAAGTAGCTTAAAGATAAATGAAAAATCAGATAAGGTAAAGCCAAGTAAGGGTTATATAAAAATCTCTGGCTCATCAAGTTTACTTCCATTATCACAAAGGTGGAAGAACTCTTTTAGTACTGAATATCCACAATACAACGTCAAATTAGTTGCTTCAGATTCTGATCAAGGAATAAAAAATTTAATTGACAGCAAAGTAGATATAGCAAATTCAAGTAGACCTATATCATTCCTAGAAAAGAAAAAAGCAGCTGAGAAAGGGTTGGAACTAATAGAAGAGAGGGTAGCTCTTGATGCACTTATTATTATTGTAAATAAGAAGAATTCTCTTAATGAAATTAGTTTAGATGGTTTAGAAGGAATATTTAGCAATAAAATTAAAAACTGGCAAGAGTTAGTTTCTTATAACAAACCAGTTATAGTAGTCATTAGAGAAGAAGGAAGTGGGACTAATGAATTTGTTAAAGACAGAATTTTACAAGGGACAAAATTTCCTTCTTTATTTTTACGATTAAAATCTAATCAAGAAATAATAAAATTTGTATCTGAGAATGAAGCTGCTATTAGCTTTGTAAACTCTACTAATTATCCATGGGAAAATAATAATATTAAATTTCTTAAAGTAAACAATTATGATAATTCTCTTAGTGTTTCACCATTTGATAATAAAAAGTTAGATGAACAAGCAATTAGATATGGTGATTATCCACTTGCACATTATTTGTATTTAGTTGTACAAACTAATGCTTCTCGTAAAGTAAAAGATTTTACTGAGTGGGTACTTGAGCCAAAAGGACAAGAAGTTGTTGAACACTCAGGCTTACTACCTGTAGTTACTGAAGACTAA
- a CDS encoding ribonuclease HI family protein: MITINIDGASRGNPGPASIGIAFYKDKELIEEMSEHIGICTNNFAEYTALIRALETSLNKGFDTIEVRSDSELVVNQINKRYKVKDADIKELFDKANSLIEKFHSFKIIYVPREENLRADKLANKALKG, from the coding sequence ATAATTACTATTAATATTGATGGTGCTTCAAGAGGTAATCCAGGCCCAGCTTCTATAGGCATTGCATTTTATAAAGATAAAGAGTTAATTGAAGAGATGTCTGAACATATTGGTATTTGTACAAATAACTTTGCTGAATATACAGCTTTAATAAGAGCTTTAGAAACCAGTTTAAATAAAGGATTTGATACTATTGAAGTTAGATCTGATAGTGAGCTTGTTGTAAATCAAATAAACAAAAGATATAAAGTAAAAGATGCTGATATTAAAGAATTGTTTGACAAAGCAAATTCATTAATAGAAAAATTTCATTCTTTTAAAATTATTTATGTGCCACGTGAGGAAAATCTTAGGGCAGATAAGTTAGCAAATAAAGCATTAAAAGGATAG
- a CDS encoding CHAT domain-containing protein, translating into MSLVNFNKNNFFLKVISQACFIIFLFQLQTFGQTSDTNNSPVILDRNPIYLHQGKVSTVTIRGNNLGLRNAIGVDGDNVIAFIVKEESDGSSITVTFDVDIIASLGERELFIISSVDNSTKDSIPVIVESPLKPSIERITTNKIPTQDSEAILRITGTELTNVTKISSNSDDLIINSYEDSQDGKLLTVSTTFTQSFNPDFTYKLEVANIGGATTVDFISKDIDLSNVDPLASRIYSLESNPTNKKQIILKGSMFDPDPSKNKVTILENDDGTVIARQVEIISSDKNEIIVNLPDNFDLSNSGLISFAVSNFDGKSSNIKTIDLDLLYNDIKEHTITGIDLNTVAANITASTISSIVTEGNQASQHMTESISITANPQKNPTLQNTELTEDKNIIQNVTNINQYLFSNSTIETPVVTLDENPVKLISTIEENKQIKNQVDLIMIALDDAKSSQEFSETIKKAESLRAKVDELEKMLSIEKQKNKPDLRKLAKYEGLLANANAESRSQTFTLLNNLLQYKPQLKNLLTQKPFDLATVQPNIPSNSVILQYVPTEEGLIIFVVDNNNLKTRINKNISKDILNREVQAYRQLLEQEIEKIKLTGRTTPIISWKNDKSNIYKNDIRPLKEKTVFLYNALVEPIEKDIINKKVVAIIANGWLRYLPFQSLASLKSNGDLNFLISNKSIVYLDSVIALNNDHISKLSNMAAITVFANPDGTLSGANKEAEIITKLFNKSTTTLVQKPFNVSLVNQLAKKADILHLATHGYLDSSDISSSYLVSGKKPSGKQMLQEKLYLKDIYDLNLNNSKLVVLSGCDTGKLGSLSNEPDDVVGSLATAFRVAGANTILASLWKAHDEATKIIMQNFYENIRAGLDKAESLRRAELKVKENPKYSHPLFWGLFNLIGDWR; encoded by the coding sequence TTGTCTTTGGTAAATTTTAATAAAAACAATTTTTTTCTTAAAGTAATAAGCCAAGCTTGTTTTATTATTTTTTTATTTCAATTACAAACATTTGGCCAAACTTCTGATACAAACAACTCACCTGTAATTTTAGATAGAAATCCTATTTACTTACATCAAGGGAAAGTTTCTACAGTTACAATACGAGGAAATAATTTAGGTTTAAGAAATGCAATTGGTGTGGATGGGGATAATGTAATTGCATTTATAGTAAAAGAAGAATCCGATGGCTCTTCTATAACAGTTACATTTGATGTAGATATTATTGCTTCCTTGGGTGAAAGAGAGTTATTTATAATTAGCAGCGTAGACAACAGCACTAAAGACTCTATCCCAGTAATTGTTGAATCACCTCTTAAGCCAAGTATTGAAAGAATAACTACAAATAAAATACCTACACAGGACTCAGAAGCTATATTACGAATAACAGGTACAGAACTTACAAATGTAACCAAGATTTCAAGTAATAGCGATGATCTCATAATTAATTCTTATGAAGATTCACAGGATGGTAAGTTACTTACAGTTTCAACTACCTTTACTCAAAGCTTTAATCCTGATTTTACTTACAAGCTAGAAGTAGCTAACATAGGTGGAGCAACAACTGTAGACTTTATTTCAAAGGATATTGATTTGTCTAATGTTGACCCTCTTGCTTCAAGAATTTATTCTCTTGAATCAAATCCAACAAACAAAAAACAAATCATTTTAAAAGGTTCAATGTTTGATCCTGATCCAAGTAAAAACAAAGTTACCATTCTAGAAAATGATGATGGGACTGTAATTGCAAGACAAGTAGAAATTATTTCTTCTGATAAAAATGAAATCATAGTAAATCTGCCAGATAATTTTGATTTAAGTAATTCTGGATTAATTAGTTTTGCTGTATCTAATTTTGATGGTAAATCAAGTAATATTAAAACCATTGATTTAGACTTGCTTTATAACGATATTAAAGAACACACAATAACAGGAATAGACCTTAATACTGTTGCAGCTAATATTACTGCTTCAACAATAAGCTCAATAGTTACTGAAGGTAATCAAGCAAGTCAACATATGACTGAATCAATTTCTATTACTGCTAACCCACAAAAAAATCCTACATTACAAAACACTGAACTAACCGAAGACAAAAATATAATTCAAAATGTAACAAATATTAATCAATATCTTTTTAGTAATTCAACAATTGAAACCCCGGTAGTTACTCTTGATGAAAATCCTGTCAAATTAATTTCTACTATTGAAGAAAATAAACAAATAAAAAACCAAGTAGATTTAATTATGATTGCCTTAGATGATGCAAAGAGTAGTCAAGAATTTTCTGAAACAATTAAAAAGGCTGAATCCTTAAGAGCTAAAGTAGATGAACTAGAAAAAATGCTTTCTATTGAAAAGCAAAAAAATAAACCTGACTTAAGGAAACTTGCAAAATATGAGGGGCTCCTTGCAAATGCAAATGCTGAATCAAGGTCCCAGACTTTTACTCTTTTAAACAATTTATTACAATACAAACCACAATTAAAAAACTTATTAACACAAAAACCTTTTGATCTGGCAACAGTCCAGCCAAATATTCCTAGTAATTCTGTAATCTTACAATATGTTCCTACTGAAGAAGGATTAATTATTTTTGTAGTAGACAATAATAATTTAAAAACAAGAATAAACAAAAACATTTCTAAGGATATTTTAAATAGGGAAGTTCAAGCATACAGACAACTCCTTGAACAAGAAATTGAAAAAATAAAACTTACAGGCAGGACAACACCAATAATAAGCTGGAAAAATGACAAATCAAACATTTATAAAAATGACATTCGTCCGTTAAAAGAAAAAACAGTGTTTTTGTATAATGCATTGGTAGAACCAATTGAAAAAGATATTATAAACAAAAAAGTTGTTGCAATTATTGCAAATGGTTGGCTTAGATATTTACCTTTCCAATCATTAGCTAGCTTAAAGTCAAATGGTGATTTAAATTTCTTAATTTCTAATAAATCTATTGTTTATTTAGACAGTGTAATTGCATTAAACAATGATCATATATCAAAACTTTCAAATATGGCTGCAATTACTGTATTTGCAAACCCTGACGGAACTTTAAGCGGAGCAAATAAAGAAGCAGAAATCATTACTAAATTATTCAACAAATCAACAACTACTTTAGTGCAAAAGCCATTTAATGTTTCTCTTGTAAACCAATTAGCAAAAAAAGCAGATATTCTTCATCTTGCTACTCATGGTTACTTGGACAGTTCAGATATTAGTTCAAGTTATTTAGTATCAGGTAAAAAACCAAGTGGAAAACAAATGCTCCAGGAAAAACTATACTTAAAAGATATTTATGATTTAAACTTAAACAACAGTAAACTTGTAGTTTTAAGTGGTTGTGACACAGGGAAATTAGGCAGCTTATCAAATGAACCTGATGATGTTGTTGGCAGCTTAGCAACGGCATTTAGAGTAGCTGGTGCAAACACAATACTTGCAAGTTTATGGAAAGCTCATGATGAAGCTACTAAAATCATTATGCAGAACTTTTATGAAAATATAAGAGCAGGTCTTGATAAGGCAGAATCTTTAAGAAGAGCAGAATTAAAAGTTAAAGAAAATCCCAAATACAGCCACCCGTTATTCTGGGGGTTATTTAATTTGATTGGTGACTGGCGATAG
- the tilS gene encoding tRNA lysidine(34) synthetase TilS translates to MIKNKIKQKITKTTKTTKIKINSLKNKNGDKIGLAVSGGIDSMVLLDIFNKLNEDKDNFNFRIYVLHYNHKWRKDSNLDFKLIKNYCSKKNIKLIYKESSGKIKKDEETAREQRYSFFTQQAKKYKLKYICTAHHKGDKLETILFRLARGTGPNGLSPIKGFRELSGKVKIFRPLLNVWKKDILKYAIKNKVPYREDKTNLDVIYKRNLVRRKILPLLRKINPEAENNILAFSDLVYSQNTTLNNYFSWLLKKIQIDSPLSLNRKKFLKLDYHTQTAFIYWFFTINGIKGAVSKINIIRDAILNQKKIDLSKKYIMNVTANKIMFDIKK, encoded by the coding sequence ATGATAAAAAACAAGATAAAACAAAAGATAACGAAGACAACGAAGACAACGAAGATAAAAATTAATTCTTTAAAAAATAAAAACGGAGATAAAATTGGTTTAGCTGTTTCTGGTGGAATTGATTCCATGGTCTTATTAGATATTTTTAATAAGTTAAACGAAGATAAAGATAATTTTAATTTTCGTATTTATGTTTTGCACTATAACCATAAATGGAGAAAGGATTCAAACTTGGACTTTAAACTAATTAAAAATTATTGTAGTAAGAAAAACATCAAACTTATATATAAAGAATCAAGTGGGAAAATAAAAAAAGATGAAGAAACTGCAAGAGAGCAAAGATATTCATTTTTTACTCAGCAAGCAAAAAAATATAAATTAAAATACATTTGTACTGCTCATCATAAAGGCGATAAACTCGAAACAATTTTATTTAGACTAGCTAGAGGAACTGGTCCTAATGGGCTTTCCCCAATTAAAGGGTTTAGAGAACTTTCAGGCAAAGTAAAAATATTCAGACCACTTTTAAATGTATGGAAAAAAGATATTTTAAAGTATGCAATTAAAAACAAAGTTCCTTACAGGGAAGATAAAACAAACCTTGATGTAATTTATAAAAGGAATTTAGTCCGTAGAAAAATATTGCCTTTATTAAGAAAAATTAATCCAGAAGCAGAAAATAATATTTTAGCTTTTAGTGATTTAGTTTATTCTCAAAATACAACATTAAACAATTATTTTTCTTGGTTGTTAAAAAAAATACAAATTGATTCACCATTGTCATTAAACAGGAAAAAATTTCTTAAGCTTGATTACCACACTCAAACAGCTTTTATATACTGGTTTTTTACAATCAATGGCATTAAAGGAGCTGTAAGTAAAATAAACATTATTAGAGATGCAATTCTAAATCAAAAGAAAATAGATTTAAGTAAAAAATATATTATGAATGTGACAGCAAATAAGATTATGTTTGATATAAAGAAATAA